The sequence GCGGACCCCGAACTCGCGCAGGGCCCCGTCCACGGTGTCGGCGGTCGTCCAGACCCGGCGGTGGTGGCCGTCGAGGGTGAGGTCGACGGGGCGGCCGTAGCGGACAGTGACCTCGTCGCCGTGGTCCAGTTCGGTGCCGGGGGCCGGGGAGATGCGGTCGTGGGCGCCGACGGTGACGCCCTCGTCCGCCAGCAGCTCGGTGACGTCGTCGGCGAAGGTGTGCAGGGTGCGGGGTGTGCCGTCGACGTCCAGCCGGATCGCCTTGTCGTGGGCGACGAACGCGGTGGTGCCCCCGGCCAGGAAGGCGACGACGAGGGCCTGCGGGACGAGGCGGCGGAGGGTGTCGGGGTTCCCCGCGAACGTACGGCGGCGTTTCGCGGCCCGACGGGCGTCGGCGCGGGTGGGGCGCGGGCCGGGCACCACGGGCGGCGGCCCGGCGAGCGGGGTGTCGACCACGGTCGGAGCGTGGGCGCCCGGCGCTGCGAGACCTTCTGCGAGGACGCCGTCGGCCACGGTCAGCCGCTCGTGGAACGCGTCGTGGAAGGCCCCGGGAAAGGCCTCGCGGAAGGGGCCGGGGAAGGGCACCGGCACCGGAGCGGGGGGCGGCGGCGCCAGTGCCGTACGCCGTCCGCCGCGCGCCGCCCGGTGACTGCCCTGCGAAGTGCTCACGCCGCTCCCGAAGATCCGCCTGCTGCCGCCCCCGTCGTGCGCGGGGACGATAGCGGAGCTGCGGTGACTCTCCAAAGCGACACGGCTACGCAGCGTGCGCGACCCGGCTCAGAAGTCGAACGCGCGTGCCGTGTTGTCGTAGATCGCGGCGGCCAGCGTGTCCTCGTCCAGCCCCTTCACCTCGGCCATCGCACGGAGCGTGACCGGGATGAGGTACGGGGCGTTGGGCCGTCCGCGGTACGGGGCGGGGGTGAGGAACGGCGCGTCCGTCTCGACGAGGACCAGCTCGGTGGGGGCCACGGCGAGCGCGTCGCGCAGGGGCTGGGCGTTCTTGAAGGTCACGTTGCCCGCGAAGGACATGAAGTACCCCGCCCGCGCGCAGACCTCGGCCATGTCGGCGTCGCCTGAGTAGCAGTGGAACACGGTCCGCTCGGGCGGGCCCGCGTCCGCCAGGACCCGCAGGACGTCCGCGTGCGCGTCCCGGTCGTGGATGACCAGGGCCTTGCCGTGCCGTTTGGCGATCTCGATGTGGGCCCGGAACGACTCCTCCTGGGCGGCGACGCCCTCGGGGCCCGTACGGAAGAAGTCGAGGCCCGTCTCGCCGACGCCGCGCACGTGGTCGAGGGCGGCCAGCGCGTCGATCTCGGCCAGCGCGTCGTCCAGCGCCGCCTTGCCGCCCGGCTCGCGGGCCCCCTGCCGTGCGGTGCCCTCCGGGTCGCCGTGGACGATGCGCGGTGCCTCGTTCGGGTGGAGGGCGACCGAGGCGTGGACGGCCGCGTGTGCGGCGGCGGTCTCGGCGGCCCAGCGGGAGCCGGCCACGTCGCAGCCCACCTGGACCACCGTCGTGACGTTCACCGCGGCGGCCCGGGCGAGGGCCTCCCCGACGGTGGCGTCCTGCATGTCCAGGTGGGTGTGGGAGTCGGCGACCGGGACCCGGAGGGGTTCGGGCAGCGGCGGGGCTTCGGTACGGCTCATGCGGACGACTCTACGAGGGCCCGGTGCACCGGCGTACGAGGACCGGGTCCTCACGCGGGGAGGCGCGGCACCGGTGGGCCGGGCCCGGCTCACACCACCCGTGTCACCTGCGGTGGAACGGGTGCAGCAGGTCCGACAGCCGCCAGTGGCGGTCGGCGGAGCGGGCGGCCGGGACCTTCTCGGCGTCCCGCTTCGTGGTCCTCGGGGTGTGCAGGAGCTGCTGCGCACCGGCCACCCGGCCGGCCCGCATGATGCGCACCACGTGTCCGCCGCAGTTGGCGCAGGTGGGCGTGGAGAGCGGGGACGGCACACGCTCACCGTCGGCCGTGTAGACGACGAACTCATGGCCGTGGACGTCCACGTGGTGCTCTATCTCGTAGGACTGCTCCCAGCCGTGCCCGCACCGCATGCAGGCGAAGGCGTAGGCCTCGTGGACGGTGGTCGCTGCGGTCTCGCTCATACCCGCTCCTCTTGTCCGCCGGTCAGGCACTCCGGGGAAGGCCGTCCCGCCCGAGGGTTCGGACAGGTGGCCCGTCCCTTCCAGTGGACACCCGCGCCCGGACGGACGCACCAGCTCAGAGCCGATATTGATGCGTTCTTGGCTTCCTTTGGCCGCCCTTTGCCGCCGCATGGCCGACGACAGGACAGGCCGTGACCGCGGGAGCAGACAAGCGGTGACCGACCCACCGCCGAGCGCCCCCGAACACGCCCGCCACCCGAGGTGAATGCGCCCGCGCACCACCCCCGCACGCCCCCTGGAGATTCCCCGAATTCCCGGCCTTTCGTCACCCATTCGCCGCATGAATTCATCATTCAATTGA is a genomic window of Streptomyces sp. SID8374 containing:
- a CDS encoding TatD family hydrolase, encoding MSRTEAPPLPEPLRVPVADSHTHLDMQDATVGEALARAAAVNVTTVVQVGCDVAGSRWAAETAAAHAAVHASVALHPNEAPRIVHGDPEGTARQGAREPGGKAALDDALAEIDALAALDHVRGVGETGLDFFRTGPEGVAAQEESFRAHIEIAKRHGKALVIHDRDAHADVLRVLADAGPPERTVFHCYSGDADMAEVCARAGYFMSFAGNVTFKNAQPLRDALAVAPTELVLVETDAPFLTPAPYRGRPNAPYLIPVTLRAMAEVKGLDEDTLAAAIYDNTARAFDF